In the genome of Dryobates pubescens isolate bDryPub1 chromosome 18, bDryPub1.pri, whole genome shotgun sequence, one region contains:
- the FAM199X gene encoding protein FAM199X, with the protein MTEEPYEKFLAPEEPCPLLSHQHPPRGGSLSLSEEGCLDVSDFGCQLSSCHRTDPLHRFHSNRWNLTSCGTSVASSECSEELFSSVSVGDQDDCYSLLDDQEFTSFDLFPEGSVCSDVSSSISTYWDWSDSEFEWQLPGSDITSGSDVLSDVIPSIPSSPCLLLKKKNKHRNLDELPWSAMTNDEQVEYIEYLSRKVSTEMGLREQLDIIKIIDPTAQILPTDSEFIIELNCLTDEKLKQVRNYIKEHGPRQRSSRESWKRSSYSCASTSGVSGTSASSSSASMVSSASSSGSSVANSASNSSANMSRAHSDSNLSTSAAERIRDSKKRSKQRKLQQKALRKRQLKEQRQARKERLSGLFLNEEVLSLKVTEEDHEGDVDVLM; encoded by the exons ATGACCGAGGAGCCGTACGAGAAGTTCCTGGCCCCCGAAGAGCCGTGCCCGCTGCTCTCGCACCAGCACCCGCCGCGGGGCGGCAGCTTGAGCCTGAGCGAGGAGGGTTGCCTGGACGTCAGCGACTTCGGCTGCCAGCTCTCGTCCTGCCACCGCACCGACCCGCTGCACCGCttccactccaacag GTGGAACTTGACGTCTTGTGGAACGAGTGTGGCCAGCTCAGAGTGTAGTGAGGAGCTCTTCTCATCGGTTTCAGTTGGTGATCAAGATGATTGTTACTCTCTATTGGATGACCAGGAGTTCACCTCTTTTGATTTGTTCCCCGAGGGTAGTGTCTGCAGCGATGTCTCTTCTTCTATCAGTACATACTGGGATTGGTCTGACAGTGAGTTTGAATGGCAG TTGCCTGGCAGCGACATCACAAGTGGGAGTGATGTACTTTCTGATGTTATACCTAGTATTCCAAGTTctccctgtctgcttctgaaaaagaaaaacaagcacaGGAATCTTGATGAGCTTCCATGGAGTGCCATGACAAATGATGAACAG GttgaatatattgaatatttGAGTCGCAAAGTCAGTACAGAGATGGGCCTTCGAGAGCAGCTTGATATTATTAAAATTATTGATCCTACTGCACAGATCTTGCCTACAGATAGTGAATTCATTATTGAATTGAACTGTCTCACAGATGAAAAACTGAAACAG GTGAGAAACTATATCAAGGAACATGGACCTCGTCAACGGTCATCCAGggaaagctggaagaggagtAGCTACAGTTGTGCAAGTACCAGTGGTGTGAGTGgcaccagtgccagcagcagcagtgccagcatggtcagctcagcaagcagcagtggCTCCAGTGTTGCTAACTCTGCTTCAAACTCAAGTGCCAACATGAGTCGAGCGCACAGCGACAGTAACTTGTCCACAAGTGCTGCAGAAAGAATCCGGGATTCAAAA AAACGTTCCAAGCAACGGAAACTACAGCAAAAGGCCTTACGCAAAAGACAGCTGAAGGAGCAAAGGCAAGCTCGTAAGGAAAGACTGAGTGGATTATTTCTTAATGAAGAAGTGCTCTCTTTAAAAGTGACTGAGGAGGACCACGAAGGAGATGTGGATGTTTTGATGTGA